The Filimonas lacunae genomic sequence AGCAACTGCTCATGATGATTTCGACTGGAGTATTGACAAGCGTAACGTGGCTCATTACTCTGCTGAAGAGCAACTGAAATACGACAAAGTTTACGAAAACACTTTCGTTCAAATCGAAGATGGTGAAATCGTAAACGGTGGTGTTGTGGCGCTGACTAAAACTGATGTTGTTATCAACATTGGCTTTAAGAGCGATGGTCTCGTTTCTTTAAACGAATTCCGTGACTTACAGAACCTGGCAATAGGTGATACTGTAGAAGTAATGGTGGTTGAGAAAGAAGACAGGCAAGGTCACTTACACCTGAGCCGTAAACAAGCGCGTATTCACCGTGCCTGGGAAAGAATCGTTGAGGTTCATAAAACAGGTGAAGTGGTTACCGGTACTGTTACCAGCAAAACTAAAGGTGGCTTGATCGTTGACGTATTTGGTATGGAAACATTCTTACCAGGTTCTCAGATCGACGTTAAACCTGTTACTGACTACGATCAGTTTGTTAACAAGACCATGGAATTCAAAGTGGTTAAAGTTAACGAGGCTATCAAAAACGCAGTAGTATCTCACAAAGCTCTGATCGAAAGCGATATCGAAGCACAACGTGCAGAGATCATCAGCAAACTGGAAAAAGGTCAAGTACTGGAAGGTACTGTGAAGAACATCACCGATTTCGGTGCCTTCATGGACCTGGGTGGCCTGGACGGTTTGTTATACATCACCGACATCAGCTGGGGTCGTATTTCACACCCGGGAGAGGTGCTGAAATTAGACCAGAAACTGAATGTGGTGGTTCTGGATTTCGACGACGACAAACGTCGTATCAGCCTGGGTCTGAAACAATTAACTCCACATCCATGGGATGTGCTGCCTGAGTGGATCCACGAAGGTGCTACCGTAAAAGGTAAAGTAGTTAATATCGAAGACTACGGTGCGTTCTTAGAAATTCAGCCTGGTGTTGAAGGTCTGGTTCACGTAAGTGAAATTACCTGGGCTAACACTCCAATCAACGCTAAAGAATTCTTCAAGCTGGGTAACGAGCACGAAGCTAAAGTGGTTACTTTAGACAAAGATGCCCGTAAAATGAGCTTATCTATTAAGCAACTGACTGAAGATCCTTGGAGCACTATTGAAACAAGGTTCCCAGAAGGAAGCAAGCACAAAGGCCTGGTTAAAAACATCACTCCATACGGTGTGTTTGTTGAACTGGAAGCTGGTATCGGTGGTATGATCCACATCAGCGACCTGAGCTGGCTGAAACGCTTCAACCATCCTTCTGAGTACACTAAAGTTGGTGAGCAAATCGATGTTATCATCCTGAGCATTGATAAAGAAAACCGCAAACTGCAATTAGGACATAAGCAACTGGAAGAAGATCCATGGAACACCCTGGAAGATACATTTGCTGTAGGTAGCATTCACGAAGGTACTGTTACCCGCAAAGATGAGAAAGGTGCTATTGTTCAATTACCTTACGGTTTAGAAGGTTTTGCGCCTAACCGTCACCTTGCAAAAGAAGATGGTAAGAGCGTAGGAGCTGACGAAACTGCTCAATTCATGGTGATCGAATTCGATCGTAATGAAAAGCGTATCGTTGTAAGCCATGCACGTATTTGGGAGCAAGCTGTTGCTGAAGAAAAAGAAGCAGTGAAGAAAGAAGCAAAAGTAGAAGCTGACAAAACGAAGAAGGCTGTTAAAAACATCCAGAGCAAAGTAGAAAAAGCTACTTTAGGTGACCTGGGTGCTTTAGCTCAAATCAAAGAAAAACTGAAGAAAGAAGAAGATAACGGTTAATCTGTTACTACTTCAATCTGAAGATACAGAGGCAATATCCGCAAGGATGTTGCCTCTTCTTTTTTGTAGTAGTATGTTGCTTAAACCTTTATCTTTCGGCTCTGTTACCCTGTTAAAACGTACTATGTAAACTATGAAAGCAAAAGTGAATATTGCCTGGTTCAGGAGGGATTTGCGGCTTACTGATAATGCCGCATTGTACCATGCCTTGAAAAGTAGCAGGCCGGTAGTGCCCATATTTGTGTTTGATACCAATATTTTGAATGAATTGCCGGCAGCTGATAAGCGTATAACGTTTATTTATGATGTGCTGGAAGAGATGCAGGAGCAACTGAAAGCATTGGGCAGCAGTCTGGAAGTGTATCATGGAACTCCGGAAGAGGTTTTTACAGCATTGCTGAAGAAATATGATATAGGGCATGTGTTTACGAATCATGACTATGAACAGTATGCTATAGACAGGGATGAGGCTATTGGAATTT encodes the following:
- the rpsA gene encoding 30S ribosomal protein S1, translating into MFQNFIVKQLNADAQESAAPAEQPTATTNAPVAEPVVATAHDDFDWSIDKRNVAHYSAEEQLKYDKVYENTFVQIEDGEIVNGGVVALTKTDVVINIGFKSDGLVSLNEFRDLQNLAIGDTVEVMVVEKEDRQGHLHLSRKQARIHRAWERIVEVHKTGEVVTGTVTSKTKGGLIVDVFGMETFLPGSQIDVKPVTDYDQFVNKTMEFKVVKVNEAIKNAVVSHKALIESDIEAQRAEIISKLEKGQVLEGTVKNITDFGAFMDLGGLDGLLYITDISWGRISHPGEVLKLDQKLNVVVLDFDDDKRRISLGLKQLTPHPWDVLPEWIHEGATVKGKVVNIEDYGAFLEIQPGVEGLVHVSEITWANTPINAKEFFKLGNEHEAKVVTLDKDARKMSLSIKQLTEDPWSTIETRFPEGSKHKGLVKNITPYGVFVELEAGIGGMIHISDLSWLKRFNHPSEYTKVGEQIDVIILSIDKENRKLQLGHKQLEEDPWNTLEDTFAVGSIHEGTVTRKDEKGAIVQLPYGLEGFAPNRHLAKEDGKSVGADETAQFMVIEFDRNEKRIVVSHARIWEQAVAEEKEAVKKEAKVEADKTKKAVKNIQSKVEKATLGDLGALAQIKEKLKKEEDNG